From Pelotomaculum schinkii, the proteins below share one genomic window:
- the rpsU gene encoding 30S ribosomal protein S21, with amino-acid sequence MAEVKVGKNETLDSALRRFKRTCQKAGVLAEARKHEHYEKPSVKRKKKSEAARKRKFH; translated from the coding sequence GTGGCGGAAGTGAAAGTGGGTAAAAATGAAACATTGGACAGTGCCCTCCGGCGTTTCAAGCGCACCTGTCAAAAAGCCGGTGTACTTGCAGAGGCCAGGAAACATGAACATTACGAAAAACCCAGCGTAAAAAGGAAGAAAAAGTCTGAAGCGGCAAGGAAACGGAAATTTCACTGA
- the yqfC gene encoding sporulation protein YqfC yields MGWRDFQRKVKRQFSEAMELPGDVVLNLPKIIMIGNIQLFIENHRGIIEYTTEGVRVSVGEGEVAVVGENLMLRNILPDELCVEGKIRSLSFL; encoded by the coding sequence ATGGGCTGGCGCGATTTTCAAAGGAAAGTTAAAAGGCAGTTTTCTGAAGCAATGGAACTGCCCGGAGACGTGGTCCTGAATTTGCCGAAGATAATCATGATCGGCAATATTCAGCTTTTTATTGAAAACCACCGCGGAATAATAGAGTACACTACGGAAGGGGTCAGGGTAAGCGTAGGGGAAGGCGAAGTCGCGGTCGTTGGTGAGAACCTGATGCTTCGTAATATACTGCCGGACGAGCTGTGTGTGGAAGGAAAAATCCGGTCGCTCAGTTTCCTTTGA
- a CDS encoding histidine triad nucleotide-binding protein yields MQDCLFCKIIKKEIPAEIAYEDEQVLVFKDINPMAPVHLIIIPKKHIPALADMDEKDTFLMGQIQLTAARLAVKMGLAEEGFRLVNNCGRDAQQTVMHIHYHLLAGRPLNWPPG; encoded by the coding sequence ATGCAGGACTGCCTTTTTTGCAAGATAATCAAAAAGGAAATACCGGCCGAGATCGCCTATGAAGACGAACAGGTACTAGTTTTTAAAGATATCAATCCCATGGCTCCCGTCCACCTTATCATTATTCCCAAAAAGCACATTCCGGCTCTGGCGGATATGGATGAAAAGGACACCTTCCTGATGGGACAGATTCAGTTAACAGCTGCCCGGTTGGCTGTTAAAATGGGTTTAGCGGAGGAGGGCTTTCGCCTGGTGAATAACTGTGGCCGTGATGCCCAGCAAACGGTTATGCATATCCACTACCACCTGCTGGCAGGAAGGCCTTTAAACTGGCCGCCAGGGTAG
- the grpE gene encoding nucleotide exchange factor GrpE, whose protein sequence is MLVKDEKKEKDVQEISDEGKEQSVMEKDPTTSAVEDNGHQEAEAEGVPAAGSDPAELQRLLAEQTTRAQDYYDRLLRLQADFENFRRRTRQEKDDYYKYASEQLVVALLPVLDNFGLALAAEGDSIEGFKAGVEMIYKQLLDVLATEGVTPIQAVGEPFDPTRHEAVAQDDSGEHPANTVVEEFRRGYSLREKVIRPSMVKVAVAL, encoded by the coding sequence ATGTTGGTAAAAGATGAAAAGAAAGAGAAAGATGTTCAGGAAATTTCCGACGAGGGAAAAGAGCAAAGTGTTATGGAGAAAGATCCCACAACAAGCGCGGTAGAGGATAACGGGCACCAGGAAGCGGAAGCGGAAGGGGTTCCTGCTGCGGGCAGTGATCCGGCCGAACTGCAAAGGTTATTGGCCGAACAGACGACACGGGCACAAGATTATTATGACCGGCTGCTTCGTTTGCAGGCCGACTTTGAAAATTTTCGGCGTCGCACCAGGCAGGAAAAGGATGATTACTATAAATATGCCTCTGAGCAGCTGGTGGTCGCTCTCCTGCCGGTGCTTGACAACTTCGGTCTGGCTTTGGCGGCGGAGGGTGACTCGATAGAGGGCTTTAAAGCTGGGGTGGAGATGATTTACAAGCAGCTGTTGGATGTGCTGGCAACCGAAGGTGTCACCCCCATCCAGGCAGTTGGGGAACCTTTTGATCCTACCAGGCACGAGGCGGTGGCCCAGGACGATTCCGGTGAGCACCCTGCCAATACAGTTGTTGAAGAGTTCCGCCGGGGTTATTCCCTGAGAGAAAAAGTAATCCGGCCGTCCATGGTTAAAGTTGCTGTAGCTTTATAA
- a CDS encoding TCP-1/cpn60 chaperonin family protein, with product MSLKKEATQGAEVDERLAALLTNSNAIRAITSAVEGTLGPKGLDTMLVDKFGEVVITNDGVTILTLMEANHPAARMLINIAKAQQEEVGDGTTTATVMAGALVGFGVEQVIKGVPVARVIEGMRVGLKKALAVMESQAQQINGVHDQFVRQVALVSGRGHEDIADLVKRAAVLIGEEKLKDSSFKFSDTVVAEEGALNQVFMGVIINKERMNRQMPGELGEVKVLIIDDALEPEEIDEEALGTESGFARYLQLQAEFKENVQKITSLGVGLVLADRGVNDAAEEILTDAGVMVVQRVANKELRKAAEHTGARMIKRTGLKRTTEELLKYLGFADRVYNDEKLEQVWVQGGRGKPMATVLVGAATSEVVGERERIAKDASASVQSAVRGGVVPGGGSLELAVAREVEKVREGIRGMAAYGVDCVVEALKRPMSQIIANAGFNPLEKLGDVIAAQVETGKNSLAVDCDSGQVADMLEMGIVDPAEVKIYALKAAGEVAEAILRIDTIIKKREEDFKPKDSSLSGL from the coding sequence TTGAGCTTGAAAAAGGAAGCGACTCAGGGGGCCGAGGTGGACGAGAGGCTGGCCGCTTTGCTGACCAATTCCAACGCCATCCGGGCTATAACCAGCGCCGTCGAGGGGACTTTGGGTCCCAAAGGACTGGACACGATGCTGGTTGATAAATTCGGCGAGGTCGTGATCACCAACGACGGGGTTACCATCCTGACCTTGATGGAGGCCAACCACCCTGCTGCCAGAATGCTCATCAACATAGCCAAGGCACAGCAGGAGGAAGTCGGCGACGGGACAACCACGGCTACGGTGATGGCCGGCGCCCTGGTCGGCTTCGGAGTGGAGCAGGTTATAAAGGGAGTCCCTGTCGCGCGAGTCATTGAGGGGATGCGCGTGGGGCTAAAGAAGGCGCTGGCAGTGATGGAGAGTCAGGCTCAACAGATCAACGGGGTGCATGACCAGTTTGTGCGCCAGGTGGCGCTCGTTTCGGGCCGCGGCCACGAGGACATTGCCGACCTGGTGAAGCGGGCCGCGGTGTTGATTGGGGAGGAGAAGCTAAAGGACAGTTCTTTTAAGTTTTCAGATACCGTTGTAGCTGAAGAGGGCGCTTTAAACCAGGTTTTCATGGGCGTAATTATTAATAAGGAGCGGATGAACCGCCAGATGCCCGGGGAACTGGGTGAGGTCAAGGTCTTGATTATCGACGACGCCTTGGAGCCGGAGGAAATTGATGAGGAAGCCCTCGGGACCGAGTCCGGGTTTGCGCGTTACCTGCAGCTGCAGGCCGAATTCAAGGAAAACGTCCAAAAAATTACCAGCCTGGGAGTGGGACTGGTACTGGCCGACCGCGGCGTAAACGATGCGGCTGAGGAGATTTTAACGGACGCAGGCGTTATGGTGGTCCAGCGGGTGGCCAACAAGGAACTGCGTAAGGCCGCCGAACATACGGGAGCCAGGATGATCAAGCGGACCGGGCTGAAAAGAACTACAGAGGAACTCCTAAAATACCTTGGATTCGCAGACCGGGTCTATAACGACGAAAAACTTGAACAGGTCTGGGTCCAGGGAGGAAGAGGCAAGCCGATGGCCACTGTGCTGGTAGGCGCCGCTACTTCCGAGGTGGTTGGCGAGCGTGAGCGTATCGCCAAGGACGCGTCTGCCTCCGTGCAGTCGGCGGTCAGGGGCGGGGTGGTGCCTGGCGGCGGCTCGCTGGAACTTGCGGTAGCCCGCGAGGTGGAAAAAGTGCGGGAAGGTATCCGCGGCATGGCGGCGTACGGGGTGGACTGTGTGGTGGAGGCGCTCAAGCGTCCTATGTCCCAGATTATCGCCAATGCTGGTTTCAATCCCCTGGAAAAACTGGGGGATGTGATTGCCGCACAAGTTGAAACAGGAAAAAATTCTCTGGCCGTCGACTGTGACAGCGGGCAGGTAGCCGACATGCTGGAAATGGGTATTGTCGATCCGGCCGAAGTAAAAATATACGCGCTTAAGGCCGCCGGTGAGGTGGCCGAGGCAATCTTAAGAATCGATACTATAATTAAGAAACGGGAAGAAGACTTCAAGCCAAAAGATTCCAGCTTGTCTGGTCTGTGA
- the dnaJ gene encoding molecular chaperone DnaJ, whose protein sequence is MAKRDYYEVLGVSKNASADEIKKAYRKLARQHHPDANPGNKEEAEAKFKEISEAYVVLSDPEKRAGYDRFGHAGADGQGFGGFEGFGDFGGLGDIFEMFFGGGGGRRRSGPERGNDIRADLELNLKEAAFGLEREIKVPRTETCGTCGGNGAAPGSKPKTCLACAGTGQMQFTQSTPFGRIVQSRTCDRCRGAGKIVDKPCPTCRGEGQVRKTRSIKVKVPPGVDNGSRLRLSGEGEAGAKGGPPGDLYVYIHVKPHRVFKREGDDLICEVPVSFTQAALGDELEVPTLEGNERLKIPEGTQSGTVFRIKGKGVPHVNGYGRGDQHVLVKVVTPGKLTEKQKELLREFARLGADNPQASATGADKGFFGKMRDAFMG, encoded by the coding sequence ATGGCAAAACGAGATTATTACGAGGTCCTGGGCGTATCCAAAAATGCGTCTGCGGATGAGATTAAAAAAGCATACCGCAAGCTGGCGCGCCAGCATCACCCCGATGCCAATCCCGGCAATAAGGAAGAAGCCGAGGCCAAATTCAAGGAAATCAGTGAGGCCTATGTTGTTTTAAGCGACCCGGAAAAAAGGGCCGGCTATGACCGTTTTGGCCATGCCGGGGCTGACGGACAGGGCTTTGGTGGTTTTGAGGGCTTTGGTGATTTTGGCGGCCTCGGGGACATTTTTGAGATGTTCTTCGGTGGTGGCGGCGGCAGGCGGCGTAGCGGCCCCGAAAGGGGCAACGACATCAGGGCTGACCTGGAGCTGAACTTGAAAGAGGCTGCCTTCGGGCTGGAGCGTGAAATCAAGGTGCCCCGCACCGAGACCTGCGGCACCTGCGGTGGAAATGGCGCGGCCCCCGGCAGCAAGCCCAAGACCTGCCTGGCCTGCGCCGGCACCGGACAGATGCAGTTTACCCAGAGTACTCCTTTTGGACGTATTGTCCAGTCCCGTACCTGTGACCGCTGCCGCGGCGCCGGCAAGATTGTTGACAAGCCATGCCCGACCTGCCGTGGAGAGGGCCAGGTCCGCAAGACCCGGAGCATCAAAGTCAAGGTGCCGCCCGGGGTGGATAACGGATCGCGGCTGCGTCTGTCCGGTGAAGGTGAAGCCGGGGCAAAGGGCGGGCCGCCCGGTGACCTCTATGTCTACATCCATGTCAAGCCCCATCGTGTTTTCAAGCGGGAAGGCGATGACCTGATCTGCGAAGTCCCTGTTTCTTTTACCCAGGCAGCCCTGGGCGACGAGTTGGAGGTCCCTACCCTGGAAGGGAATGAAAGGCTTAAAATACCGGAGGGAACCCAGTCGGGCACTGTTTTCCGGATTAAGGGCAAGGGCGTCCCGCACGTCAACGGCTATGGACGCGGTGACCAGCATGTGCTGGTCAAAGTGGTGACGCCAGGCAAGCTGACCGAGAAGCAAAAAGAATTATTGAGGGAATTTGCCCGCTTGGGCGCAGACAACCCGCAAGCTTCCGCAACAGGCGCCGACAAAGGCTTCTTTGGAAAAATGAGAGACGCGTTTATGGGGTAG
- the prmA gene encoding 50S ribosomal protein L11 methyltransferase, with protein MDWLEVAVQVPPEGVELVADIFQDMGTGGVVIEDPAVILRYAAAAEPDEWGVETPSPGERRPVVKGYLASGAELAGRLEALRAALNSLELTPAPELRTCRVAEEDWANCWKAYYKPVHVGQRLVVKPSWEDYPVVAGELVIDMDPGMAFGCGAHPTTALCLKLLEKYVQDGATVYDVGTGSGILAIASALLGSGRVVAVDHDPVACRTALANIERNGVAGRVKVIQGDLLSSIEGKAGLIVANIIAGIIAGLAVDVSKTLVPGGIFIASGIISERGPEVIAALESAGLSVVEQSEDGGWVALVAKANP; from the coding sequence TTGGATTGGTTGGAAGTGGCTGTGCAGGTTCCACCCGAAGGGGTGGAATTGGTTGCTGATATTTTTCAAGATATGGGAACAGGCGGGGTTGTTATCGAGGATCCCGCCGTTATTCTTCGTTATGCTGCGGCAGCAGAACCCGACGAGTGGGGCGTCGAGACGCCGTCGCCTGGTGAAAGACGTCCTGTGGTCAAGGGGTACTTGGCTTCCGGCGCTGAATTGGCCGGGCGGTTGGAAGCGCTTAGGGCTGCCTTAAACAGCCTGGAGCTTACTCCAGCTCCTGAATTGCGTACATGCCGTGTTGCGGAGGAAGACTGGGCGAATTGCTGGAAAGCCTATTACAAGCCCGTGCATGTGGGGCAGCGGCTGGTTGTAAAGCCGTCCTGGGAGGATTATCCTGTTGTCGCCGGTGAGTTGGTCATCGATATGGACCCGGGGATGGCCTTCGGGTGCGGCGCCCACCCGACCACAGCCCTCTGTCTCAAACTGCTGGAGAAGTATGTTCAGGACGGCGCAACCGTTTACGACGTCGGTACCGGCTCAGGTATCCTGGCCATAGCGTCAGCATTGCTTGGGTCCGGGCGGGTTGTTGCAGTTGACCATGATCCTGTAGCCTGCCGTACCGCGCTAGCTAATATTGAACGTAACGGGGTTGCCGGTCGTGTAAAAGTTATACAGGGAGATTTGTTGTCCAGCATAGAGGGCAAGGCCGGCCTGATTGTTGCCAATATTATTGCCGGCATAATCGCCGGCCTCGCTGTAGATGTATCAAAAACCCTGGTTCCCGGCGGCATATTCATTGCCTCAGGCATTATCAGCGAGCGCGGTCCTGAAGTTATCGCCGCTTTGGAGTCAGCCGGGCTCTCTGTTGTTGAACAGTCGGAGGACGGCGGCTGGGTCGCTTTAGTAGCAAAAGCCAATCCTTGA
- a CDS encoding NfeD family protein, whose protein sequence is MSPALIIWLAYLAFLLGLIALILEIFVFPGFGVAGITGIILVGWGILLVAVDVTQATSALVMALVATIIILFVGIKLMSRYNMWYKLTLQNRQQKEEGYVAPLSELSLFTGWEGTALTPLRPSGAAEIDGHRLDVVTEGEFVSTGAAVKVIKVEGTRVVVKEIT, encoded by the coding sequence ATGTCTCCCGCGCTTATTATCTGGCTGGCCTATCTTGCTTTTTTACTGGGTTTAATTGCTCTGATATTGGAAATTTTCGTATTTCCTGGATTTGGAGTGGCTGGCATTACAGGAATTATATTGGTGGGCTGGGGAATATTATTAGTTGCGGTTGATGTCACTCAGGCTACTTCAGCACTTGTTATGGCGCTTGTCGCCACTATAATTATCTTGTTTGTCGGAATTAAGCTGATGTCCCGCTACAATATGTGGTATAAGCTGACTCTTCAAAACAGGCAGCAAAAAGAAGAAGGCTACGTAGCCCCACTTTCTGAACTAAGCCTTTTTACAGGCTGGGAAGGAACGGCTCTTACGCCGCTGCGCCCGTCCGGCGCTGCCGAAATTGATGGTCACCGTCTGGATGTAGTGACTGAAGGAGAATTTGTCAGTACTGGAGCGGCGGTCAAAGTTATCAAGGTTGAAGGAACTAGAGTGGTTGTTAAAGAAATAACCTGA
- a CDS encoding 16S rRNA (uracil(1498)-N(3))-methyltransferase: protein MPRFFVSPEQVKAGRVTITGPDVVHIVKVLRLEPGDTLTVLDGRGMVYEAVIEQAGRESVVCAVVSESNAGGAPALRITLVQGLPKNDKMDLIVQKATELGVCRLIPLICDRSVVKLAGDKPLCRLERWQRIAREAAKQCRRPDVPEVLPPAGWEEALAGMPDNTAAVIPWEEENQESLKKVLGVSGPWGDIYVFIGPEGGFTPAEVELARSHGVRPVTLGPRILRTETAGLAVLAIILYQCGDLGGKLDG from the coding sequence ATGCCCCGTTTTTTTGTTTCTCCTGAACAGGTCAAGGCAGGCCGGGTCACTATAACCGGGCCGGATGTTGTACATATTGTAAAGGTACTGCGTCTCGAGCCGGGAGACACCCTGACCGTCCTTGACGGGCGGGGTATGGTCTATGAGGCTGTGATCGAACAGGCCGGCCGGGAATCAGTAGTCTGCGCTGTTGTTTCGGAAAGTAATGCCGGGGGTGCGCCTGCGCTCCGGATTACCCTTGTCCAGGGCTTGCCCAAGAATGATAAGATGGACTTGATCGTTCAGAAAGCCACCGAATTGGGAGTATGCAGGCTAATCCCGCTAATCTGCGACAGGTCGGTTGTTAAGTTGGCGGGGGACAAGCCGCTGTGTCGTCTCGAGCGATGGCAGCGTATAGCCCGTGAAGCCGCCAAGCAGTGCCGCCGGCCTGATGTTCCGGAAGTATTGCCACCGGCAGGGTGGGAAGAAGCTCTGGCAGGCATGCCTGACAACACTGCCGCAGTGATCCCCTGGGAGGAAGAAAACCAGGAATCGCTTAAAAAAGTCCTGGGGGTAAGTGGACCCTGGGGGGATATCTATGTTTTCATCGGCCCGGAAGGCGGTTTTACCCCTGCAGAGGTGGAGCTGGCCCGCTCGCATGGTGTCAGACCGGTGACACTGGGACCTCGTATTTTACGGACAGAAACCGCCGGCCTGGCCGTGCTTGCGATAATACTATACCAGTGTGGTGATTTGGGGGGGAAACTGGATGGATGA
- the dnaK gene encoding molecular chaperone DnaK yields MSKVIGIDLGTTNSCVAVMEGGEAVVIPNAEGARTTPSVVGFSKTGERLVGQVAKRQAVSNPDRTISSIKRHMGSDHKENIDGKNYTPQEISAMILQKLKADAEAYLGGKVDKAVITVPAYFSDSQRQATKDAGKIAGLEVLRIINEPTAAALAYGLDKEDEQTVLVFDLGGGTFDVSILELGDGVFEVKATSGNNRLGGDDFDQRVIDYLATEFKKDTGIDLRNDRMAMQRLKEAAEKAKIELSGVATSNINLPFISADASGPKHLDITLSRAKFEEMTADLVEKTMGPTRQALSDAGLQPKDIHKILLVGGSTRIPAVQEAIRKFLGKEAHKGINPDECVAVGAAIQAGVLAGEVKDVLLLDVTPLSLGIETLGGVSTRLIERNTTIPTSKSQIFSTAADGQTTVEIHVLQGERSMAADNKTLGRFTLTGIPPAPRGVPQIEVKFDIDVNGIVNVSAKDMGTGKEQSMTITASTKLNDQEINNMVKEAEIHAAEDARRKEEIDTRNQADSMVYQAEKSIKDFKDKADAASIEKLQKAADDLKEALKGNNIDDIKAKLEALTGPLYELTSAMYQKTGQPGGDGAAGGGQEGTAAREPKDNVVDADFEVKEDK; encoded by the coding sequence ATGTCTAAGGTTATCGGAATAGACCTGGGTACCACCAACTCCTGCGTTGCTGTAATGGAAGGCGGCGAAGCGGTTGTTATTCCCAATGCGGAAGGCGCCAGGACCACCCCTTCTGTGGTGGGATTTTCAAAAACCGGTGAAAGGCTGGTCGGGCAGGTAGCGAAAAGGCAGGCCGTCAGCAACCCGGATCGCACTATCAGTTCGATTAAACGCCACATGGGCTCCGATCACAAAGAAAATATTGACGGCAAGAATTACACGCCACAGGAAATATCCGCCATGATTTTGCAGAAACTCAAGGCTGACGCGGAAGCCTACCTGGGTGGAAAGGTGGATAAGGCGGTTATCACGGTGCCGGCCTATTTCAGTGACTCACAACGTCAGGCCACCAAGGACGCCGGTAAAATAGCGGGCTTGGAAGTTTTACGTATTATCAATGAGCCTACGGCCGCAGCCCTGGCCTACGGCCTGGATAAGGAAGACGAACAGACTGTTTTGGTTTTCGACCTGGGCGGCGGCACCTTCGACGTATCTATCCTTGAACTGGGAGACGGAGTCTTTGAAGTTAAAGCTACCAGCGGCAACAACCGCCTGGGTGGAGATGACTTTGACCAGAGGGTAATCGACTACCTTGCGACCGAGTTCAAAAAAGATACGGGGATTGACCTGCGCAACGACAGAATGGCCATGCAGCGCCTCAAGGAAGCTGCCGAAAAAGCAAAGATAGAGCTTTCCGGGGTAGCCACCAGCAATATCAACCTGCCGTTTATCTCTGCGGACGCCAGCGGGCCGAAGCATTTAGACATAACTCTTTCCAGAGCCAAGTTTGAGGAAATGACGGCAGACCTGGTTGAAAAGACCATGGGGCCGACCCGCCAGGCTCTTTCAGACGCCGGGCTGCAGCCCAAGGATATCCACAAAATCTTGCTGGTTGGCGGCTCAACCAGGATTCCCGCCGTCCAGGAAGCCATCCGTAAGTTCCTGGGCAAGGAAGCGCACAAGGGCATCAACCCGGACGAGTGTGTTGCCGTTGGCGCGGCGATCCAGGCCGGGGTCCTGGCCGGTGAGGTCAAAGATGTGCTGTTGCTTGATGTGACTCCGCTGTCCCTGGGCATTGAGACCCTGGGCGGTGTTTCTACCAGGTTGATTGAGCGCAACACCACCATTCCAACCTCAAAAAGCCAGATCTTTTCCACTGCCGCGGATGGCCAGACCACTGTGGAAATCCACGTGCTGCAGGGCGAGCGCTCGATGGCTGCGGACAACAAGACGCTGGGCCGCTTTACCCTGACCGGTATTCCACCCGCTCCCAGGGGAGTGCCGCAAATCGAGGTCAAATTTGACATCGACGTCAACGGTATCGTCAATGTCTCGGCCAAGGACATGGGCACCGGCAAGGAACAAAGCATGACCATCACTGCTTCTACCAAACTCAACGACCAGGAAATCAATAATATGGTCAAAGAGGCAGAAATACATGCCGCCGAGGATGCCAGGCGCAAGGAAGAGATCGATACCCGCAACCAGGCCGACAGCATGGTTTACCAGGCGGAAAAATCCATCAAGGACTTCAAGGATAAGGCCGACGCGGCTTCTATTGAAAAGCTGCAGAAGGCTGCCGATGACCTCAAAGAAGCGCTTAAAGGCAATAATATTGATGACATCAAGGCTAAGCTGGAAGCGCTGACCGGGCCGCTGTACGAACTGACCTCGGCCATGTATCAAAAAACCGGACAGCCGGGGGGTGACGGCGCAGCCGGTGGAGGTCAGGAAGGCACAGCCGCCCGGGAGCCTAAAGATAATGTTGTTGACGCTGACTTCGAAGTAAAAGAGGATAAATAA
- the mtaB gene encoding tRNA (N(6)-L-threonylcarbamoyladenosine(37)-C(2))-methylthiotransferase MtaB — protein sequence MDEKRVGIATLGCKVNQYESAALAGLFQDQGYKIVDFEDEADLYIINTCTVTHLSDRKSRQLIRRAARRNPAALVVVTGCYAQTSTGEVMKIPGVDLIVGTRERSRIVELVKNAVKGGKPLAAVSAYNASDQFEEFSSIPLSGRARAFLKIQEGCDNCCTYCIVPVARGPLRSRKPENVLKTARQLVEAGFTEIVLTGIHTGAYGRDLGGEHTLSALLRSLSDIPGLLRLRLSSIEPNDITLDLVEVLAGSDKFCRHLHVPLQSGDDQILERMGRRYNTWEYLRLVEVLRENIPNLGLTTDVIVGFPGEREVDFMNTYRFVEKIAYSRLHVFKYSPRRGTPAAAYPDQVDPPTSDQRSHRLIRLGEKMAARFASSLVGMDLPVLVERSLPDSYGLYEGLTDNYVRTVFPGDENLSGQVVRVKIEGLEENHLTGKIIAR from the coding sequence ATGGATGAAAAACGGGTGGGTATAGCTACCCTTGGCTGCAAGGTAAATCAGTATGAGTCAGCCGCCCTGGCCGGGCTTTTCCAGGATCAGGGCTATAAGATCGTGGATTTTGAGGACGAGGCTGATTTATACATTATCAACACTTGTACCGTGACCCACCTGAGTGACCGTAAATCCAGGCAGTTAATACGCCGAGCCGCCAGAAGGAACCCCGCTGCGCTGGTAGTAGTTACCGGGTGCTACGCCCAGACCTCAACCGGCGAGGTTATGAAAATTCCTGGTGTCGACCTGATCGTGGGAACAAGGGAGCGCTCCAGGATTGTAGAACTGGTAAAAAACGCCGTTAAGGGCGGAAAGCCTCTAGCGGCTGTGAGCGCTTATAATGCAAGCGACCAGTTTGAAGAGTTTTCTTCCATCCCCCTAAGCGGGCGGGCCCGTGCTTTTCTGAAAATTCAGGAAGGCTGCGACAATTGCTGCACCTACTGTATCGTACCTGTGGCCAGAGGTCCGCTGCGCAGCAGGAAACCGGAGAACGTCCTGAAAACAGCGCGGCAGCTGGTGGAAGCGGGCTTTACAGAAATTGTTCTTACCGGCATTCACACCGGCGCTTATGGACGGGACCTGGGTGGGGAGCACACACTGTCCGCTTTGCTCCGCAGCCTTAGTGATATACCGGGCCTGTTGAGGCTGCGTCTCAGCTCCATAGAACCCAATGATATTACCCTGGACTTGGTTGAAGTGCTGGCCGGTTCGGACAAGTTTTGCCGGCACCTGCACGTACCCCTGCAGTCCGGCGACGATCAAATACTGGAACGGATGGGCAGGCGCTATAATACCTGGGAGTATTTGCGCCTGGTGGAGGTTTTAAGGGAGAATATCCCCAACCTGGGCCTTACCACTGATGTTATAGTGGGCTTCCCGGGTGAGCGGGAAGTGGATTTTATGAATACATACAGGTTCGTCGAAAAAATAGCCTACAGCAGACTGCATGTCTTTAAGTATTCCCCGCGCCGGGGAACCCCGGCTGCTGCCTACCCGGATCAGGTAGACCCGCCAACAAGCGACCAGCGCAGTCATAGACTGATCCGGCTGGGCGAAAAAATGGCTGCCCGGTTTGCCTCATCACTGGTTGGGATGGACCTGCCTGTGCTGGTCGAACGGAGCTTGCCGGATTCATACGGCTTATACGAAGGGCTGACCGACAATTATGTCAGGACCGTTTTCCCCGGTGATGAAAACCTGTCGGGCCAAGTAGTCAGGGTTAAGATTGAGGGATTAGAGGAGAACCACCTAACAGGTAAAATTATCGCTCGCTGA
- the floA gene encoding flotillin-like protein FloA (flotillin-like protein involved in membrane lipid rafts), producing the protein MLVVFVFIAVAVVFSFIPVGLWISALAAGVRVGIFTLIGMRLRRVPPAKIVNPLIKADKAGLNITVNQLEAHYLAGGNVDRVVNALVAAERAAIPLPFERAAAIDLAGRDVFMAVQMSVNPKVLETPLVSAVAKDGIEVKVIARVTVRANIDRLVGGAGEETILARVGEGVVTTVGSAESHKLVLENPDLISQTVLSKGLDAGTAFEILSIDIADVDVGRNIGAQLQTDQAEADKRIAQAKAEERRAMAVAKEQEMKASVQEMRAKVVQSEAEVPLAMAEALRQGKLGVMDYYNLQNLLSDTQMRDSLSRIGHQREDAGPDLPVK; encoded by the coding sequence ATGCTTGTTGTCTTTGTTTTTATCGCTGTTGCAGTTGTTTTTAGTTTTATACCGGTAGGGCTATGGATATCTGCGCTCGCGGCGGGGGTCAGGGTAGGCATTTTTACCTTAATAGGAATGCGCCTGCGGAGAGTACCTCCTGCAAAGATTGTTAACCCGCTGATTAAGGCAGATAAGGCAGGGCTTAACATTACCGTAAACCAGTTGGAGGCGCATTATTTGGCCGGAGGTAATGTGGATAGGGTGGTAAATGCGCTGGTTGCCGCGGAACGGGCCGCAATACCGCTGCCCTTCGAGCGGGCGGCGGCAATAGACCTGGCCGGGCGTGATGTTTTTATGGCTGTACAGATGAGTGTCAACCCGAAGGTGCTGGAAACCCCTCTGGTCTCGGCGGTAGCCAAGGACGGGATTGAGGTTAAGGTAATCGCCAGGGTAACCGTACGGGCCAATATTGACCGCCTGGTAGGGGGCGCCGGCGAAGAGACGATTCTCGCGCGCGTCGGTGAGGGTGTGGTTACGACTGTGGGCAGCGCTGAAAGCCATAAACTTGTCCTGGAAAATCCCGATTTGATTTCCCAAACTGTTCTCAGCAAGGGGCTGGACGCCGGAACAGCTTTTGAAATTCTCTCCATCGATATCGCTGATGTGGATGTGGGCCGGAACATCGGCGCACAGTTGCAGACCGACCAGGCCGAAGCGGACAAGCGGATTGCCCAGGCCAAGGCTGAGGAACGAAGGGCTATGGCCGTGGCCAAGGAGCAAGAGATGAAGGCCTCTGTACAGGAAATGCGAGCCAAAGTCGTCCAGTCTGAAGCCGAGGTGCCTCTTGCCATGGCAGAAGCCCTGCGCCAGGGCAAGCTTGGTGTGATGGACTATTATAATTTGCAAAACCTGCTCTCTGATACCCAGATGAGGGATTCGTTGTCCAGGATCGGTCATCAAAGAGAGGACGCCGGCCCTGACCTGCCTGTGAAATAA